The genomic segment atttgtcgtTTGGTATAAAGAGATGCAAGGGAATGAGAAAAAGCAAAAGAACCAAAGAAAGGAAATTGGTTTGTAGTAAAAATGAGTGATAACAATTTGAAGGCATTTATTACCTTTTTGAAAGGGAGTGGCTATACCTTTACCTACTCAACTTTTGACCCAAGTTTTGCCGCTGGTTAAGTGAATCCCTCAATTGAACCTAAAAggttcataccaaacaccccctaaacaGCTAAACATAATGCTACTCACCATTTTCTGTAATGTaaatgattggatctttatacTTTTGCTTTATATGCACTAGTAGGTCATAAATCCCTCTAGGATAAACATAAAGCCAATCTGAAGCAGCCTGCAAAGACAAGCACAATTAAGTTATTTGAATTAGTTTCTTGTCTTCCAAGGAACATATTATAGTAGGCCCTGTGTCCTTGTGGATGCAATATATTCACAAGAAAACAGTCGGCACAAAAACTCGATCAAATATATTTAGAAGATTCCTGAGGTCCTCTTAGTCACTAGTCATGCACATACCTTTGGACCTATAGGAATACCATTTCGTTCCGCTGCAAAAGAAATATGATTGTGTTACAATGGTGTGTTTTTTTGCAACATATCAAATCAGAAGCATTGAAATTCTACATGACTCACATGTGAGATTAGTGAGAGAATCGGTATTATAGCTGGGCTTTCCGTTTTTTAAACTAGGAGCATACGCCGCATAACTACTAGTGTAATGATTCAAGCCGAGGAAATCATATGACCCTCTTAGCATTAGAGACTGCTCCTTAGAAAACTTCGGCAAGCGATTGCCCACAAGAGAACGCATTGAACGTGGGTAGTCACCATAGGTTATTGGGTCCATATACCTATTAACAAGGATGGAATATTTAAATGATTATAAGCCATACAATTGAGTCAGGGATCAACAAAACTACTATTGACAAACATTTCTGAAAGTATAAACATCATAGAAGAATTTATATCTGCAAGAACAATAATTAAGGTCCGATTTTCTGGACCTGTAatcaatttatcaatttattacATACTCACCACCCAAACATAAAGTCAAGAGCTCTAAGTGCCGAATTGCGGTTATGCTTCGATGGAGAAACGGGAACAAACCAATTTGTATTCAGAGCAACGCCAATCAGACCTTTCTGAGATGCCTACAATGATCACAAAAGCAGTTACAAATATTTAGAAAGCCTCCGTACATGTGGTTTATCAGCATATGATAGTATACAAGTTTTGATCCAGAAAACACATATTCCCAGTTGGAAACTAAATGTAAAAAGAAAACCCATATTGTATTAAAACTAAAAACCTCATCATGAGATGTAGTCAGTCTTGCTCTTACTTATGGACTTGTGGGTTATGATTATTGATTAGTATATGAAGTGAGAATCaaataagtttgacaaaaaGCAATGCGGCAAGCTAAGAAACAGACCTAAAGAACAAAGGAAAAGGCCAttgaattacaaaaaaaatgttgaaCCATATTCCAGGTTTTACTCCAACAAACCAACTATACTAATCTTCTGATCATAGTCCAATAAAATCTACTTGCACTCATAACAAACCAACTATACTAACCAATAAAACTAGGTGCAGCAACGATTTTGTTGTATTTGAATACAGATCAGTAAATAATGAGTTATACGCATTTATTCCAAATGGAAAAGATTGAATAGTGAAGTAAAACCtgatatttttttctataaatatgaACAGCTGCAGCATGAGCAAGAAGCTGGTAGTGAGCAGCCAGATAAGGGTGTGTGGCAAAATCAATTATGCATTTATCAGGGTCTGACTTAGGGCACTGTTTCGATGAATAGATTCCAGTTGAAAAAATTCCTGTACTGTAGCTCCATGGTTCATTAAGTGTAATCCAATGCTTCACCTTGGAACCAAATTCTCTAAAACATAAATCCGAATAGTCACGAAAATCATCCCTGTCAATTAAGACAATAATGTAAAAAATCACTATAGTCAACAGATCAAATACTAATACAAAGAAAACTATTGAATGCAAGGAAATACAACTCTCAAACCAGTACTTAAGTGATGCCCTGAAAGAAATCAGTTGACTCTTTTATTAAGGTCTTGAGAATGAAAACCCGTTTAAATAAGGCAGGTCTGAGATTGTTTTAGATATTTCAACCTTTGAATGATAGTACTAATCTAGCATCTAATGTGTTTTACAATATTTCTAGTACCATACTAGCTTTATGCTCCAAGCAGATCGTGAACTACTACGATAATACAATGGTTGTTTATAAAACCAAAAAACTTACACTATTTGAGGGCTAAGAAAACCACCATATTCATCTTGCAATGACTGAGGAAGATCCCAATGGAAAAGTGTAATAAATGGTTGTATTCCTGTCATGATGCACACAGCAACATGGCAATTACAATACTGGAACTAGGATTGACGAAAAACAAAATTGGATATTTCAAAGTCTGACAGAGTATAAACCATTAGCCAAGAGTTCATTAATAAGGTTGTGGTAATACATCAGTCCTTTGTTGTTCACACCCTTGCTTACTTTTCCATCTGAAAGTAACAAAATCACCAGTCATTTATGGACATTAAGGAGAAGAGGTAAACACAATAGTTCACATAATTTCCATGAGTAAAAAAAGCACTCCGAGATTGTCGCTTTGAGCGCTATACAACAGTTCATTATCCCAATCATAGTGCAAAAGTTGGTTTTGGTCGCAACTGTGGCAATGGTGACGATGCGGTTGTGGTACTACCAAACATCAAACTACGAA from the Amaranthus tricolor cultivar Red isolate AtriRed21 chromosome 12, ASM2621246v1, whole genome shotgun sequence genome contains:
- the LOC130796923 gene encoding beta-glucosidase 24-like isoform X2, which encodes MKILPFKLLPFFLALFTLDSLSFITVNGVNNDYNNIGINQGISFLNRTSFPPGFIFGSASSAYQFEGAAYEDGKGPSIWDTFTHKFPGKIADGNNGDVAVDSYHRYKEDVKIMKEMGVDAYRFSISWPRILPYGKVSKGVNNKGLMYYHNLINELLANGIQPFITLFHWDLPQSLQDEYGGFLSPQIVDDFRDYSDLCFREFGSKVKHWITLNEPWSYSTGIFSTGIYSSKQCPKSDPDKCIIDFATHPYLAAHYQLLAHAAAVHIYRKKYQASQKGLIGVALNTNWFVPVSPSKHNRNSALRALDFMFGWYMDPITYGDYPRSMRSLVGNRLPKFSKEQSLMLRGSYDFLGLNHYTSSYAAYAPSLKNGKPSYNTDSLTNLTSERNGIPIGPKAASDWLYVYPRGIYDLLVHIKQKYKDPIIYITENGIDEANDARLSLKEALADGMRIHYYHSYLAFIQRAVRNKVKLRGYFAWSFSDNFEWGSGYTVRFGINYIDYKNGLKRYPKNSAKWFKNFLHK
- the LOC130796923 gene encoding beta-glucosidase 24-like isoform X1, which encodes MKILPFKLLPFFLALFTLDSLSFITVNGVNNDYNNIGINQGISFLNRTSFPPGFIFGSASSAYQFEGAAYEDGKGPSIWDTFTHKFPGKIADGNNGDVAVDSYHRYKEDVKIMKEMGVDAYRFSISWPRILPYGKVSKGVNNKGLMYYHNLINELLANGIQPFITLFHWDLPQSLQDEYGGFLSPQIVDDFRDYSDLCFREFGSKVKHWITLNEPWSYSTGIFSTGIYSSKQCPKSDPDKCIIDFATHPYLAAHYQLLAHAAAVHIYRKKYQASQKGLIGVALNTNWFVPVSPSKHNRNSALRALDFMFGWYMDPITYGDYPRSMRSLVGNRLPKFSKEQSLMLRGSYDFLGLNHYTSSYAAYAPSLKNGKPSYNTDSLTNLTSERNGIPIGPKAASDWLYVYPRGIYDLLVHIKQKYKDPIIYITENGIDEANDARLSLKEALADGMRIHYYHSYLAFIQRAVSRNKVKLRGYFAWSFSDNFEWGSGYTVRFGINYIDYKNGLKRYPKNSAKWFKNFLHK